From one Acidibrevibacterium fodinaquatile genomic stretch:
- a CDS encoding MarR family winged helix-turn-helix transcriptional regulator: MDDFDKSFGERRRPARAAFAAAAGLWGAPPPERTKSDGASSDFAMPPDHGTSVDYAALAEFRFLLHGFVEFSEVAARAAGLTPRQHQALLQIKGFPEGQAMAVGALAARLHVRHHSAVELVDRLEQAGLITRFADRADRRRVLIRLTGKAEALLAGLARTHQQELQRLGPSLSGLLEKFSPPTA, translated from the coding sequence GTGGACGACTTCGATAAGAGTTTTGGCGAGCGGCGTCGGCCGGCGCGGGCCGCGTTCGCGGCCGCTGCCGGCCTGTGGGGCGCGCCGCCTCCCGAGCGGACGAAATCAGATGGCGCGTCGTCCGATTTCGCGATGCCACCCGATCACGGCACGTCAGTGGATTACGCGGCGCTCGCGGAATTTCGTTTTCTGCTGCATGGTTTCGTCGAATTCAGCGAGGTCGCGGCGCGCGCGGCAGGGCTCACCCCGCGCCAGCATCAGGCGCTGTTGCAGATCAAGGGATTTCCCGAGGGTCAGGCGATGGCCGTCGGCGCCCTCGCGGCGCGGCTGCATGTCCGCCACCATAGCGCGGTCGAACTCGTCGATCGGCTGGAGCAGGCGGGATTGATCACCCGTTTCGCCGATCGGGCGGACCGGCGGCGTGTTCTGATCCGGTTGACGGGCAAGGCCGAGGCGCTGCTCGCCGGCCTCGCCCGCACCCATCAGCAGGAATTGCAGCGGCTGGGCCCGTCGCTCTCCGGCCTTTTGGAGAAATTCTCGCCACCCACCGCGTGA
- a CDS encoding AMP-binding protein gives MPTDHIEPITPHDPKMSYVHGVSPTPLLGETIGAALHRAAASAGARLALISRHQNIRLTYAELDAEVSRVAAGLLALGLSRGDRIGIWSPNNAEWLLTQYAAARAGIILVTLNPAYRVSELEYALNLSGCAAIVLARTFKTSDYEAMLRGLVPNLTDPEGRVESARLPHLKRAILIGDDEVSGFLPFAAIARAATAESEAALAAVAPTLQFDDPINIQFTSGTTGFPKGATLTHHNILNNGFFVGEAIRLGPDDRVCAPVPLYHCFGMVMANLACLTHCATVVYPSAGFDPLAVLETVAAERCTALYGVPTMFIAELDHPDFARFDLSSLRTGIMAGSPCPIAVMRRVMERMNMREITIAYGMTETSPVSFQSATDDPVEKRVATVGRIQPHLEVKIIDGEGRIVPRGTPGELCTRGYSVMLGYWNDAEKTAEAIDAAGWMHTGDLATIDADGYGAIVGRIKDLVIRGGENIYPREIEEFLYRHPKVQSAQVVGLPDPKYGEELCAWIRLNDGESATEEEIREFCRGQIAHQKIPRYIRFVDDFPMTVTGKIQKFIIRERMIADLGLASHDDDAAHGR, from the coding sequence ATGCCGACCGACCACATCGAGCCTATCACGCCGCACGACCCCAAAATGAGCTATGTCCATGGCGTCAGTCCAACCCCGCTGCTCGGCGAGACGATCGGCGCCGCTCTTCACCGCGCGGCGGCAAGCGCGGGAGCGCGGCTCGCCTTGATCAGCCGCCATCAGAATATTCGCCTCACCTACGCCGAGCTCGACGCCGAGGTCAGCCGTGTCGCCGCCGGCTTGCTTGCGCTCGGCCTCTCACGCGGCGATCGCATCGGCATCTGGTCGCCGAACAACGCGGAGTGGCTGCTCACCCAATATGCCGCGGCGCGCGCCGGCATCATTCTCGTCACCCTCAATCCCGCTTATCGGGTGAGCGAACTGGAATACGCCCTCAACCTCTCTGGCTGCGCCGCGATCGTGCTCGCGCGGACCTTCAAGACCTCCGATTACGAAGCGATGTTGCGGGGCCTGGTGCCAAATCTCACCGACCCCGAGGGCCGGGTCGAGAGCGCGCGTCTCCCCCATCTCAAGCGCGCCATTCTGATCGGCGACGACGAGGTTTCGGGCTTTCTTCCCTTTGCCGCGATCGCACGCGCGGCAACGGCGGAGTCGGAAGCGGCGCTGGCCGCGGTCGCGCCCACACTGCAGTTCGACGACCCGATCAATATTCAGTTCACCTCCGGCACCACCGGATTCCCCAAAGGGGCGACGCTCACCCACCATAACATCCTCAATAATGGCTTTTTCGTGGGCGAAGCGATCCGTCTCGGCCCCGACGATCGCGTTTGCGCGCCGGTGCCGCTCTATCATTGTTTCGGCATGGTGATGGCCAATCTCGCTTGCCTTACCCATTGCGCGACGGTGGTTTACCCGAGCGCCGGTTTCGATCCGCTGGCGGTGCTCGAAACCGTCGCCGCCGAGCGCTGCACGGCGCTCTATGGCGTGCCGACGATGTTCATCGCCGAACTCGATCATCCCGATTTCGCGCGCTTCGATCTCTCCTCTCTCCGCACCGGCATCATGGCCGGCTCGCCCTGTCCGATCGCGGTGATGCGGCGGGTGATGGAGCGGATGAACATGCGCGAGATCACCATCGCCTATGGCATGACCGAAACCAGCCCCGTCAGCTTCCAGAGCGCGACCGATGACCCTGTCGAAAAACGGGTGGCGACGGTCGGGCGCATTCAGCCGCATCTCGAGGTAAAGATCATCGATGGCGAAGGGCGCATCGTGCCGCGCGGCACCCCGGGCGAACTCTGCACGCGGGGCTATTCGGTGATGCTCGGCTATTGGAACGATGCCGAAAAAACCGCCGAAGCGATCGATGCCGCCGGCTGGATGCACACGGGCGATCTCGCCACCATCGACGCGGACGGCTATGGCGCCATTGTCGGGCGGATCAAGGATCTCGTTATCCGTGGTGGCGAAAACATTTATCCGCGCGAGATCGAGGAATTTCTTTATCGCCATCCGAAAGTGCAATCAGCGCAGGTGGTCGGGCTTCCCGATCCCAAATACGGCGAGGAACTCTGCGCCTGGATCCGCCTTAACGACGGCGAAAGCGCGACCGAGGAGGAAATCCGGGAATTCTGTCGCGGCCAGATCGCGCACCAGAAAATTCCCCGCTATATCCGCTTCGTCGACGACTTCCCGATGACGGTGACGGGAAAAATCCAGAAATTCATCATCCGTGAGAGAATGATCGCCGACCTCGGCCTCGCCAGTCACGATGATGACGCGGCGCATGGCCGATAG
- a CDS encoding ion channel — protein MADSAAGRPGRARRRGRNGGPIVRRIGVPRESWRDVYHSLLTRSWGAFFGIVISLYLALNLIFALLYALQPGSVAGARPGSALDDFFFSVETMATIGYGVMHPATLYAHWLVTFEALLGILFVPLATGLIIAKFTLPTARVLFSRNLVITPVDGVPTLMFRIANIRANQIVEAHVNLTLARTVTTREGTRFRRLFDLTLQRHTNPQFALSWTVMHPIGPESPCAGLTEAAWRDDDIIILAVVTGLDATTSTTVHARHVYHGADVLSGHQFEDILSWHEAGEVHVDYRRFHATRAVTAAAS, from the coding sequence ATGGCCGATAGCGCGGCGGGAAGGCCGGGCCGGGCGCGCCGGCGCGGGCGCAACGGCGGGCCCATCGTTCGCCGCATCGGCGTGCCGCGCGAGTCCTGGCGCGATGTCTATCATTCTCTGCTCACCCGCTCGTGGGGCGCGTTCTTTGGCATCGTGATTTCGCTCTATCTCGCGCTCAATCTGATCTTCGCGCTGCTTTACGCGCTGCAGCCGGGAAGCGTCGCCGGGGCCAGGCCCGGATCGGCGCTCGATGATTTCTTCTTTTCGGTCGAGACGATGGCGACGATCGGCTATGGCGTGATGCATCCGGCGACGCTCTATGCTCATTGGCTCGTCACCTTTGAGGCCTTGCTCGGCATTCTGTTCGTCCCGCTCGCGACCGGGCTCATCATCGCCAAGTTCACCCTCCCCACGGCGCGAGTCCTCTTCAGCCGCAACCTGGTGATCACCCCAGTCGATGGCGTCCCGACCTTGATGTTCCGGATCGCCAATATCCGCGCGAACCAGATCGTCGAGGCGCATGTCAATCTGACGCTCGCGCGGACCGTGACGACGCGGGAAGGGACGCGGTTCCGCCGGCTGTTCGATCTCACCTTGCAGCGTCACACCAATCCGCAATTCGCGCTCAGTTGGACGGTGATGCACCCGATCGGCCCGGAAAGCCCCTGCGCTGGTTTGACCGAGGCCGCCTGGCGGGACGATGACATCATCATCCTCGCCGTCGTGACGGGTCTTGACGCCACCACCTCGACGACGGTGCATGCGCGCCATGTCTATCACGGCGCGGACGTCCTCTCCGGCCATCAGTTCGAGGATATTTTGAGCTGGCACGAGGCCGGCGAGGTGCATGTCGATTATCGCCGCTTTCATGCCACGCGCGCCGTCACGGCGGCGGCAAGCTGA